A genomic segment from Pseudomonas mendocina encodes:
- a CDS encoding alpha/beta fold hydrolase yields the protein MRYRTDYSAALLASPPEVIEIGGWRLHYQAYSSRQRDARAPVLMLGGAFQSFRSFAAEVDELLREHPVILLDLPSQGGNLQLAPELGLEQLADLIAAFAEQLQLPPLMPIGLSYGSALAALFAARHPQRCARLLLAGITAFGRPGARRMLEEGLALLAEGRNGEFAQGALSGLLNPLQLQATGISPVFRKALLRQIQRLSPNEVERYRQNSQRLLAFGGFSQHPQCPTLVLAGEHDHFTQPWEHAQFAAACASADCVLVHRADHLAQFEQREACATLYRPFLEGRPLPLRSHGSTRLHSEQLLQLEKRCEPRLAPRQRQALLHHVDGQQWTVELSELGFFGGLLQGDLPRDLPTRGWQLGLADLPSQSLLPLRRDEKGLAFVFPHTDANASLALADRIHPAPLPAVACA from the coding sequence ATGCGTTACCGCACCGACTACAGCGCCGCCTTGCTCGCCAGCCCGCCCGAGGTAATCGAGATCGGCGGTTGGCGCCTGCATTACCAGGCCTATTCCAGCCGCCAACGCGATGCGCGCGCGCCGGTACTTATGCTCGGCGGCGCCTTCCAGAGTTTCCGTTCGTTCGCTGCCGAAGTGGACGAGTTGCTGCGCGAACATCCGGTGATCCTGCTCGACCTGCCCAGCCAGGGCGGTAATCTGCAGCTGGCCCCCGAACTCGGCCTGGAGCAGTTGGCCGACCTGATCGCCGCCTTCGCCGAACAACTGCAATTGCCGCCGTTGATGCCGATCGGCCTGTCCTATGGTTCTGCCCTGGCCGCCCTGTTCGCCGCCCGCCATCCGCAGCGCTGCGCGCGCCTGCTGCTGGCCGGCATCACCGCCTTCGGTCGCCCTGGCGCACGGAGGATGCTGGAGGAAGGCCTGGCCCTGCTGGCCGAAGGTCGTAATGGCGAGTTTGCCCAAGGTGCCCTGAGCGGCCTGCTCAATCCGCTGCAACTGCAGGCGACCGGCATATCACCGGTATTCCGCAAGGCACTGCTGCGGCAAATCCAGCGCCTGTCCCCGAACGAGGTCGAGCGTTATCGGCAAAACAGCCAACGCCTCCTGGCCTTCGGCGGCTTCAGCCAACATCCCCAATGCCCGACCCTGGTACTGGCCGGCGAACACGACCACTTCACCCAACCCTGGGAACACGCCCAATTCGCCGCAGCCTGTGCCAGCGCCGATTGCGTGCTGGTCCACCGCGCCGACCATCTCGCCCAGTTCGAACAACGCGAAGCCTGCGCCACACTCTATCGCCCCTTCCTCGAAGGGCGCCCACTGCCTCTGCGCAGCCATGGCAGCACACGCCTGCACAGCGAGCAGCTATTGCAGCTGGAGAAACGCTGCGAGCCGCGCCTTGCTCCACGCCAGCGCCAGGCGCTGCTGCACCATGTCGACGGCCAGCAATGGACGGTGGAGCTGAGCGAGCTGGGCTTCTTCGGTGGCTTGCTGCAAGGCGATCTGCCCCGGGATCTGCCGACACGCGGCTGGCAACTGGGCCTGGCGGACCTACCGAGTCAATCTCTGCTGCCACTGCGACGCGATGAAAAAGGATTGGCCTTCGTCTTCCCGCATACCGATGCCAACGCCAGCCTGGCGCTGGCCGATCGTATCCATCCGGCGCCACTACCAGCGGTAGCCTGTGCCTAG
- a CDS encoding dual OB domain-containing protein yields MTYEYRIVCLANSRKSSGRCVAGKVTEGQYAGAWLRPIGTSPSHEITERDREYDDGTTAQKLDVIEITFTNTAPPSFQRENHVIDDNIYWERLGRYTVNELAPLVDSPPSLWENGNHSYSGVNDRVAVALLADPRQTLYLIRPENVRFSVEAEGAAFGNPKRVVRAHFTYNRENYALRVTDPETEQQYKAMRDGEYRAEVNYFTISLGEPYNGDAYKLVAAVF; encoded by the coding sequence ATGACATATGAATACCGGATTGTATGCTTAGCTAACTCTCGGAAATCTAGCGGTCGCTGTGTTGCTGGCAAAGTGACAGAGGGCCAGTATGCGGGGGCTTGGTTACGCCCAATCGGAACCTCTCCGTCACACGAAATCACCGAACGAGATCGTGAGTACGACGATGGCACGACAGCCCAGAAGCTGGATGTAATCGAAATCACGTTCACTAACACCGCTCCGCCCTCCTTCCAGAGAGAGAATCACGTCATTGATGACAATATCTATTGGGAGAGGTTGGGACGCTACACGGTCAATGAACTGGCCCCCCTTGTGGATAGTCCACCCTCTCTGTGGGAGAACGGGAATCACAGCTACTCTGGCGTTAATGACCGCGTTGCTGTGGCCTTGCTCGCTGATCCACGCCAAACGCTCTACCTAATCCGACCGGAAAACGTGCGGTTCAGCGTGGAGGCCGAAGGTGCCGCGTTTGGCAATCCTAAGCGTGTTGTACGGGCACATTTTACGTATAACCGTGAAAACTATGCTTTAAGGGTGACTGATCCAGAAACGGAGCAGCAATACAAAGCTATGCGGGATGGTGAGTACAGGGCTGAGGTAAATTATTTCACCATAAGTCTAGGCGAGCCTTACAACGGTGACGCTTACAAATTGGTCGCTGCAGTATTTTAA
- a CDS encoding septal ring lytic transglycosylase RlpA family protein has protein sequence MSASKLLPLAACVTAALLLASCSSNRAPQSAVTPGQSAGISGPDDFNRPHRDGAPWWDVDVSKIQDAIPMPHYGPVKASPYVVFGKQYYPIQDARRYQAVGPASWYGTKFHGQATANGETYDLYGMTAAHKTLPLPSYVRVTNLENGKVVILRVNDRGPFYSDRIIDLSFAAAKKLGYAEKGTARVKVEGIDPHEWWAQQGRPVPLVLANNQPAKAAVAQPVAQPAPQVVEHYAPPPAQHAAAVVPVQIDAKKNDSLGASGLYLQVGAFANPDAAELLKSKLTQTSSVPVFISSVVRDQQILHRVRMGPISNQGEAEQLQSSVRLANLGQPTLVRAD, from the coding sequence ATGAGTGCGTCCAAACTGCTGCCGCTGGCAGCCTGCGTAACGGCAGCGCTGTTGCTGGCGAGCTGCTCCTCCAATCGGGCACCGCAGTCTGCGGTAACGCCTGGTCAGTCGGCCGGTATCTCCGGCCCGGATGATTTCAACCGTCCGCATCGCGATGGCGCGCCATGGTGGGACGTTGACGTCTCGAAGATTCAGGACGCCATTCCCATGCCGCATTACGGGCCGGTCAAGGCCAGCCCCTATGTGGTGTTTGGCAAGCAGTACTACCCGATTCAGGATGCCCGTCGCTATCAGGCGGTCGGTCCGGCTTCCTGGTATGGCACCAAGTTCCACGGCCAGGCCACGGCCAACGGCGAGACCTACGACCTTTACGGCATGACCGCGGCACACAAGACTCTGCCGCTGCCCAGCTACGTGCGCGTCACCAACCTGGAGAACGGCAAGGTCGTGATCCTGCGGGTCAACGACCGAGGTCCGTTCTACTCCGACCGCATCATCGACCTGTCCTTCGCTGCGGCGAAGAAACTCGGCTATGCCGAGAAGGGCACTGCACGGGTCAAGGTCGAAGGCATCGACCCTCACGAGTGGTGGGCGCAGCAGGGCCGCCCGGTGCCGCTGGTGCTGGCCAACAACCAGCCGGCCAAGGCCGCCGTTGCCCAGCCAGTCGCGCAGCCTGCACCGCAGGTTGTCGAGCACTATGCGCCGCCACCTGCCCAGCACGCCGCTGCGGTGGTGCCGGTACAGATCGACGCAAAAAAAAACGATTCACTCGGAGCCTCTGGCCTGTATCTCCAGGTGGGAGCCTTCGCCAATCCGGACGCTGCGGAGCTGCTCAAGTCCAAGCTGACCCAGACCAGCAGTGTGCCGGTGTTCATCAGCTCAGTGGTACGCGACCAGCAGATTCTGCATCGGGTCCGAATGGGGCCGATCAGCAATCAGGGCGAGGCTGAGCAGCTACAGAGCAGCGTGCGCCTGGCCAACCTTGGCCAGCCCACGCTGGTCCGCGCCGACTGA
- the nadD gene encoding nicotinate-nucleotide adenylyltransferase yields MKRIGARRIGLLGGTFNPVHIGHLRAALEVAEFMALDELRLIPSARPPHRDTPQATAEQRLAMVELAVSGETRLTVDDRELRRDKPSYTLDTLESVRAELAADDQLFLLLGWDAFCGLPSWHRWQELLEHCHLLVLQRPDADSEAPEALRDLLAARSVSDPLSLVGAGGQISFIWQTPLAISATQIRHLLATGRSARYLLPDAVLAYIQAHDLYRAPNA; encoded by the coding sequence ATGAAACGGATCGGCGCCCGACGCATCGGCCTGCTCGGCGGTACCTTCAACCCGGTACACATCGGGCATCTGCGTGCCGCGCTGGAGGTGGCCGAATTCATGGCGCTGGACGAGCTGCGGCTGATCCCCAGCGCCAGACCGCCGCATCGCGACACGCCGCAGGCGACGGCGGAACAGCGTCTGGCCATGGTCGAACTGGCGGTGTCAGGCGAGACGCGGCTGACGGTCGATGACCGCGAGCTGCGCCGCGACAAACCGTCGTACACCCTGGACACGCTGGAGTCGGTGCGTGCCGAGCTGGCAGCGGACGATCAGCTGTTCCTGCTGCTGGGCTGGGATGCCTTCTGCGGTTTGCCGAGCTGGCATCGTTGGCAGGAGCTGCTCGAGCACTGTCACCTGCTGGTGTTGCAACGGCCGGATGCCGACAGTGAAGCGCCGGAGGCGCTGCGCGATCTGCTGGCCGCGCGCAGTGTCAGCGACCCGTTGAGCCTGGTGGGTGCAGGCGGGCAAATCAGTTTCATCTGGCAGACTCCGTTGGCGATTTCCGCCACGCAGATTCGCCACTTGTTGGCAACTGGCCGCTCGGCGCGTTATCTGCTGCCGGATGCGGTACTGGCCTATATCCAGGCGCACGATCTGTACCGTGCGCCCAATGCTTGA
- the rsfS gene encoding ribosome silencing factor, with the protein MPSDELVKIAVAALEEIKATDITVIDVKDKTSITDFMVIASGSSSRQVKSLVENVLEKVKEQGVRPIGSEGLDSGEWALLDLGDIVVHVMLPTARQFYDLERLWQGAEQSRAQHSAE; encoded by the coding sequence ATGCCCAGCGACGAGCTGGTCAAGATCGCCGTGGCGGCGCTGGAAGAGATCAAGGCGACCGACATCACCGTGATCGACGTCAAGGACAAGACCAGCATCACCGATTTCATGGTGATCGCCAGCGGTAGCTCCAGCCGTCAGGTCAAGTCACTGGTGGAAAACGTACTGGAAAAGGTCAAGGAACAGGGTGTACGCCCGATCGGTAGCGAAGGTCTGGACAGCGGCGAATGGGCGCTGCTCGACCTCGGGGACATCGTCGTGCACGTGATGCTGCCGACCGCGCGCCAGTTCTACGACCTCGAGCGCCTGTGGCAGGGCGCCGAGCAGAGCCGCGCCCAGCACAGCGCAGAGTAA
- the rlmH gene encoding 23S rRNA (pseudouridine(1915)-N(3))-methyltransferase RlmH, with the protein MRIKLIAVGSRMPRWVEEGWQEYVKRLPAELPLELVEIPLNTRGKNADVARLIRQEGEAMLSKVQPGERIVTLEVHGKPWSTEQLAAELDRWRLDARNVNLMVGGPEGLAPEVCARSEQRWSLSPMTLPHPLVRILLGEQIYRAWTVLSGHPYHK; encoded by the coding sequence GTGCGGATCAAACTGATCGCCGTCGGTTCGCGCATGCCGCGTTGGGTCGAGGAGGGCTGGCAGGAGTACGTCAAGCGCCTGCCGGCCGAGTTGCCGCTGGAACTGGTGGAAATTCCCCTCAACACCCGTGGCAAGAACGCCGATGTCGCCCGCCTGATCCGTCAGGAGGGCGAGGCCATGCTGAGCAAGGTGCAACCCGGCGAACGTATCGTCACGCTGGAGGTCCATGGCAAGCCATGGAGCACCGAGCAACTGGCGGCGGAGCTGGACCGCTGGCGTCTCGATGCACGCAACGTCAACCTCATGGTCGGCGGCCCGGAAGGGCTGGCGCCGGAGGTTTGCGCGCGCAGCGAGCAGCGCTGGTCGCTGTCGCCGATGACCCTGCCGCATCCGCTGGTGCGCATCCTGCTTGGCGAGCAGATCTACCGAGCCTGGACCGTATTGTCCGGTCACCCGTACCACAAGTGA
- the rodA gene encoding rod shape-determining protein RodA, with the protein MMSNFDRTLSDEDVLRRRASLLQRMHIDGWLLLLLLILGTGSLFILYSASGKNIDLLLKQASSFGIGMLAVVVIAQFDPRFMARWVPLAYVIGVALLMVVEVMGHTAMGATRWINIPGVIRFQPSELMKIIMPMTIAWYLSRHNLPPRFKHIVISLAMIGVPFVLIVKQPDLGTSLLILASGAFVVFMAGLQWRWIIGAAAAVVPVAVGMWYFVMHDYQKRRVLTFLNPESDPLGSGWNIIQSKAAIGSGGVLGKGWLLGTQSHLDFLPESHTDFIIAVLAEEFGLVGVCLLLLLYLLLLARGLVITAQAQTLFGKLLAGALTMTFFVYVFVNIGMVSGLLPVVGVPLPFISYGGTHLVTLLSGFGILMAIHTHRKWIAQV; encoded by the coding sequence ATGATGAGCAATTTCGACCGTACCCTGTCCGACGAGGACGTACTGCGTCGTCGCGCCAGCCTGTTGCAGCGCATGCATATCGATGGCTGGCTGCTGTTACTGCTGCTGATTCTCGGCACTGGCAGCCTGTTCATCCTTTATTCGGCCAGTGGCAAGAACATCGACCTGTTGCTCAAGCAGGCGTCCTCGTTCGGCATCGGCATGCTCGCGGTGGTGGTGATCGCCCAGTTCGACCCGCGCTTCATGGCGCGCTGGGTACCTCTTGCCTACGTGATAGGCGTCGCGCTGCTGATGGTGGTGGAGGTCATGGGCCATACCGCGATGGGCGCCACACGCTGGATCAATATCCCCGGGGTGATCCGCTTCCAGCCGTCGGAGCTGATGAAAATCATCATGCCGATGACCATCGCCTGGTACCTGTCGCGGCACAACCTGCCGCCGCGCTTCAAGCACATCGTCATCAGCCTGGCGATGATCGGTGTGCCTTTCGTACTGATCGTCAAGCAGCCGGACCTGGGCACCTCGTTGCTGATCCTCGCCTCGGGCGCATTCGTGGTGTTCATGGCCGGCCTGCAATGGCGCTGGATCATCGGCGCCGCCGCTGCCGTGGTGCCGGTCGCGGTGGGCATGTGGTACTTCGTCATGCATGACTACCAGAAACGCCGCGTGCTGACCTTCCTCAATCCCGAGAGCGATCCGCTGGGGTCGGGCTGGAACATCATCCAGTCCAAGGCAGCGATCGGTTCCGGCGGCGTGCTGGGCAAGGGCTGGCTACTGGGTACTCAGTCGCACCTGGATTTTTTGCCGGAAAGCCATACGGACTTTATTATTGCCGTGCTCGCGGAGGAGTTCGGCCTGGTTGGCGTCTGTCTGTTGTTGCTGCTCTATCTGCTGCTGCTGGCGCGCGGCCTGGTGATCACCGCCCAGGCGCAGACGCTGTTCGGCAAGCTGCTGGCCGGGGCGCTGACCATGACCTTCTTCGTCTACGTATTCGTCAACATCGGCATGGTCAGCGGGCTGCTGCCGGTGGTTGGGGTGCCGCTGCCCTTCATTAGTTATGGCGGAACCCATCTGGTCACGCTGTTGTCAGGCTTCGGGATATTGATGGCGATCCACACCCACAGAAAGTGGATCGCCCAGGTTTGA
- the mltB gene encoding lytic murein transglycosylase B, translating to MHSLRSWAARTFIGVGIAGMLGTGAQALAADYQDSPQVTEFVEEMTRDYGFASEQLYALFADVERKQAILDAISRPAEKVKPWKEYRPIFITDKRIAQGVEFWSKNQAALEKAEAEYGVPPQFIVAIIGVETFYGGNTGSWRVMDALSTLAFDYPPRAPFFRKELREFLMLTREEQVDPLSLKGSYAGAMGLPQFMPSSFRAYAVDFDGDGHINIWSNPTDAIGSVASYFKRHGWQAGGQVASRVEVSGARVDEGLTQGLDPVKNVAELRELGWKSQDELAEDVPVTAFRLEGAEGDEYWFGLPNFYTITRYNRSVMYAMAVNQLAELLVEARGNR from the coding sequence ATGCATTCTCTGCGCAGTTGGGCTGCTCGTACGTTCATCGGAGTCGGCATCGCCGGCATGCTCGGCACCGGCGCCCAGGCGTTGGCGGCGGATTACCAGGACTCGCCGCAGGTGACCGAGTTCGTCGAGGAAATGACCCGTGACTACGGTTTCGCCAGCGAGCAACTGTATGCCCTGTTCGCCGATGTCGAGCGCAAGCAGGCGATTCTCGACGCTATCTCGCGTCCGGCTGAGAAGGTCAAACCCTGGAAGGAATACCGGCCTATCTTCATCACCGACAAGCGTATCGCCCAGGGTGTTGAGTTCTGGAGCAAGAACCAGGCTGCTCTAGAGAAAGCCGAGGCCGAGTACGGCGTACCACCGCAATTCATCGTCGCCATTATTGGCGTGGAAACCTTCTACGGTGGCAACACCGGCAGCTGGCGGGTCATGGACGCATTGTCGACCCTGGCCTTCGATTATCCGCCGCGCGCGCCGTTCTTCCGCAAGGAGCTGCGCGAGTTCCTCATGCTGACTCGTGAGGAACAGGTCGATCCGCTTTCGCTCAAGGGCTCCTATGCCGGTGCCATGGGGTTGCCGCAGTTCATGCCGAGCAGCTTCCGCGCCTACGCCGTGGACTTCGACGGCGACGGCCACATCAACATCTGGAGCAATCCGACCGATGCCATCGGTAGTGTTGCCAGCTATTTCAAACGTCACGGCTGGCAGGCCGGTGGCCAGGTGGCCAGCCGCGTCGAGGTCAGCGGAGCTCGTGTCGACGAAGGCCTGACCCAGGGCCTGGACCCGGTGAAGAACGTCGCCGAGCTGCGCGAGCTGGGCTGGAAAAGCCAGGACGAGCTGGCCGAAGACGTTCCGGTGACGGCGTTTCGTCTGGAAGGTGCCGAAGGCGACGAATACTGGTTCGGTTTGCCCAACTTCTACACCATCACCCGCTACAATCGCAGCGTGATGTATGCCATGGCGGTCAATCAACTGGCCGAGCTACTGGTCGAAGCACGGGGTAATCGATGA
- the mrdA gene encoding penicillin-binding protein 2, whose amino-acid sequence MPQPIRLKDHEKDARLVKRRVLVGGVVIILLTCVLIMRMYYLQVIQYEHHSTLAENNRIHVQPLPPTRGLIYDRNGVIIADNRPSFSLTVTRERAGDWLSVLDTVVEVLELSEDERALFERRVRQGRRPFEPVPILFELSEEQIARIAVNQFRLPGVEVAAQLVRHYPQQEHFAHSVGYVGRINEQELKRLDPTDYAGTHHIGKTGIERFYEDELHGEVGYEEVETNARGRVLRVLNRVDPKPGKDIVLSLDVNLQEAAEKALGGRRGAVVAIDPNNGEVLAMVSQPSFDPNPFVTGISFKAYGELRDSIDQPLYNRVLRGLYPPGSTIKPMVAVAGLDAGVVTPTSRVFDPGFYQLPNHSHKYRNWNRSGDGWVDLNLAIARSNDTYFYDLAHKMGVDRMHDYMSRFGLGQRVALDMFEETAGLMPSRDWKRARYRQPWYPGETLILGIGQGYMQTTPLQLAQATALMATRGKWIRPHLAKSVDGRLPVDPNPMPDIVLRDPKFWDYGIHGMEEVLHGPRGTARKVGDSSVYRIAGKSGTAQVVAIKQGEKYDRNKVQERHRDHALFIGFAPANNPQIAVAVMVENGESGSGVAAPVVKQVMDAWLLDKETGQLKAEFAMPKPAEVSQR is encoded by the coding sequence ATGCCGCAGCCGATTCGCCTCAAGGATCACGAAAAGGACGCTCGCCTGGTCAAGCGCCGGGTGCTCGTCGGCGGCGTGGTGATCATCCTGCTGACCTGCGTGCTGATCATGCGCATGTACTACCTGCAGGTGATCCAGTACGAGCATCACAGCACGCTGGCAGAAAACAACCGCATCCACGTGCAGCCTCTGCCGCCAACCCGTGGGCTGATCTACGATCGCAACGGCGTGATCATCGCCGACAACCGTCCCAGCTTCAGCCTGACCGTGACCCGTGAGCGTGCCGGTGACTGGCTCAGCGTGCTCGACACCGTGGTCGAGGTGCTGGAGCTTAGCGAGGATGAGCGTGCGCTGTTCGAACGCCGCGTGCGCCAGGGGCGGCGCCCGTTCGAGCCGGTACCGATCCTGTTCGAGCTGAGCGAGGAGCAGATCGCCCGCATCGCGGTCAACCAGTTCCGTCTGCCGGGCGTCGAGGTGGCTGCGCAGCTGGTGCGGCATTACCCGCAGCAGGAGCATTTCGCTCATTCGGTCGGCTATGTTGGGCGTATCAACGAGCAGGAGCTCAAGCGCCTCGACCCGACCGACTATGCCGGTACGCACCATATCGGCAAGACCGGTATCGAGCGCTTCTACGAGGACGAACTGCACGGCGAGGTCGGCTATGAAGAGGTCGAGACCAACGCCCGTGGCCGCGTATTGCGCGTACTCAACCGCGTCGATCCGAAACCGGGCAAGGACATCGTCCTCAGCCTCGACGTGAACCTGCAGGAAGCCGCGGAAAAAGCCCTGGGTGGTCGTCGTGGCGCGGTGGTGGCTATCGACCCGAACAATGGCGAAGTGCTGGCGATGGTCAGCCAGCCCAGCTTCGATCCCAACCCCTTCGTCACCGGCATCAGCTTCAAGGCCTATGGCGAGTTGCGCGACTCCATCGATCAGCCGCTGTACAACCGGGTACTGCGCGGCCTTTACCCGCCTGGCTCGACCATCAAGCCGATGGTGGCCGTGGCTGGCCTCGATGCCGGGGTGGTCACGCCCACCTCGCGGGTGTTCGACCCTGGCTTCTATCAGTTGCCCAACCACAGCCACAAATACCGCAACTGGAACCGTAGCGGTGACGGCTGGGTCGACCTCAACCTGGCCATCGCCCGTTCCAACGACACCTATTTCTACGATCTGGCGCACAAGATGGGCGTCGATCGCATGCACGACTACATGAGCCGCTTCGGCCTCGGCCAGCGCGTGGCGCTGGACATGTTCGAGGAAACCGCCGGCCTGATGCCGTCGCGCGACTGGAAACGGGCACGCTATCGCCAGCCCTGGTATCCCGGCGAGACGCTGATTCTCGGTATCGGCCAGGGCTACATGCAGACCACGCCGCTGCAACTGGCGCAGGCCACCGCATTGATGGCCACGCGTGGCAAGTGGATTCGCCCGCACCTGGCCAAGAGCGTCGATGGTCGTCTGCCCGTGGACCCCAATCCGATGCCCGACATCGTCCTGCGTGACCCGAAGTTCTGGGATTACGGCATCCATGGCATGGAAGAGGTGTTGCATGGCCCACGCGGAACCGCGCGCAAGGTCGGCGACAGTTCGGTCTATCGCATCGCCGGCAAGAGCGGCACGGCGCAGGTGGTGGCGATCAAGCAGGGTGAGAAGTACGACCGCAACAAGGTGCAGGAGCGCCACCGCGACCACGCGCTGTTCATCGGTTTTGCGCCTGCGAACAACCCGCAGATCGCCGTCGCGGTGATGGTGGAGAACGGGGAATCCGGCTCTGGCGTCGCCGCGCCAGTGGTCAAGCAGGTCATGGACGCCTGGCTGCTGGACAAGGAAACCGGTCAGCTCAAGGCCGAGTTCGCGATGCCCAAGCCTGCCGAGGTCAGCCAACGATGA
- a CDS encoding class I SAM-dependent methyltransferase: MPECARVSSAHISPSAHYTGYVWYRHRLADPAFVTTFGRFVHKLLWPVTWGARAGFGLDIEAFLLQRHLQIDAQLTEAIEQQDVLQVVEIACGLSPRGRRFCSRYPQLQYLEADLPAMAARKRLLLHGEGWLDGRHQVRAVDILAERGNQRLSALFKDLDRTQPVVVITEGLVNYFPLALIEGFWSRLAHELGEFSAATYLTELYPDLREHPRYRQLRWGVDLIGRLTRGSYPLHYRNHEEIVAGFRRCGFAQVQVLDPSADAVSLGLPPARLPGLVRVIQART; this comes from the coding sequence ATGCCTGAATGCGCCCGCGTCAGCAGTGCCCATATCAGCCCCTCGGCGCATTACACCGGCTACGTCTGGTATCGCCACCGCCTGGCCGACCCCGCGTTCGTCACGACCTTTGGCCGCTTCGTGCACAAGCTGCTGTGGCCGGTTACCTGGGGCGCCAGGGCCGGCTTCGGGCTGGATATCGAGGCTTTTCTGTTGCAGCGTCATCTGCAGATCGATGCGCAGCTGACTGAGGCCATCGAGCAGCAGGACGTGCTCCAGGTGGTGGAGATCGCCTGTGGTCTGTCGCCGCGCGGTCGGCGTTTCTGCTCGCGCTATCCACAGTTGCAGTACCTGGAGGCGGATCTGCCGGCGATGGCGGCGCGCAAGCGTCTGCTGTTGCACGGCGAGGGCTGGCTGGATGGTCGGCACCAGGTACGTGCCGTGGACATCCTCGCTGAGCGAGGCAACCAGCGCCTGAGTGCGCTGTTCAAGGATCTGGACCGCACGCAGCCCGTGGTGGTGATCACCGAAGGGTTGGTCAACTACTTTCCACTGGCGCTGATCGAAGGGTTCTGGAGCCGGCTCGCCCACGAGCTGGGCGAATTTTCCGCTGCTACCTACCTGACCGAGCTCTATCCGGATCTACGGGAACATCCACGCTATCGCCAGCTGCGCTGGGGCGTCGACCTGATCGGCCGATTGACCCGCGGCAGCTACCCGCTGCATTACCGCAATCATGAGGAGATCGTCGCGGGCTTCCGGCGTTGCGGCTTCGCTCAGGTGCAGGTGCTCGACCCCAGTGCCGATGCAGTGAGCCTTGGCCTGCCACCGGCCCGCTTACCGGGGCTGGTGCGAGTGATTCAGGCGCGGACTTAG
- a CDS encoding glutamate-5-semialdehyde dehydrogenase: MTESVHDYMTRLGQAARQASRVLARASTAQKNRALHAAADALDAARAELTAANELDLAAARASGLEPAMVDRLALTPKVIDSMIEGLRQVATLPDPIGEIQGMRYLPSGIQVGKMRVPLGVIGIIYESRPNVTIDAASLCLKSGNATILRGGSEAIHSNQAIARCIQQGLAKADLPAAAVQVVETTDRAAVGELITMPEYVDVIVPRGGKGLIERISRDAKVPVIKHLDGVCHVYVDVAADLDKAIRVCDNAKTQRYSPCNAMETLLVHQAVAARVLPPLAAIYRDKGVELRGDAATCELLGGDVLEASEDDWFAEYNAPILAIRIVDSLDAAIEHINHYGSQHTDSIITENFSDARRFLTEVDSSSVMVNASTRFADGFEYGLGAEIGISTDKLHARGPVGLEGLTSEKYVVFGDGHIRT; this comes from the coding sequence ATGACCGAGTCCGTGCACGACTACATGACCCGCCTGGGCCAGGCCGCCCGCCAGGCTTCGCGGGTGCTCGCCCGCGCCAGCACCGCGCAGAAGAATCGCGCGCTGCACGCTGCCGCCGATGCCCTCGACGCCGCTCGCGCCGAGCTGACTGCCGCCAACGAACTGGACCTGGCCGCCGCCCGTGCCAGCGGTCTGGAACCGGCCATGGTCGACCGCCTGGCGCTGACGCCGAAGGTGATCGACAGCATGATCGAAGGGCTGCGCCAGGTGGCGACCCTGCCCGATCCGATCGGCGAGATTCAGGGCATGCGCTACCTGCCGTCCGGCATCCAGGTCGGCAAGATGCGTGTGCCGCTGGGGGTGATCGGCATCATCTACGAGTCGCGGCCGAACGTGACCATCGATGCCGCCAGCCTGTGCCTGAAGTCCGGCAACGCCACCATCCTGCGTGGCGGCTCCGAGGCCATTCACTCCAACCAGGCGATTGCCCGCTGCATCCAGCAGGGCCTGGCGAAGGCCGACCTGCCGGCAGCTGCCGTGCAGGTGGTGGAAACCACCGACCGCGCTGCCGTCGGTGAGCTGATCACCATGCCGGAGTACGTCGACGTGATCGTCCCGCGCGGCGGCAAGGGCCTGATCGAACGCATCAGTCGCGATGCCAAGGTGCCTGTGATCAAGCATCTGGACGGCGTCTGCCACGTCTATGTCGACGTCGCCGCCGACCTCGACAAGGCCATCCGCGTCTGTGACAACGCCAAGACCCAGCGCTACTCGCCGTGCAATGCAATGGAAACCCTGCTGGTGCATCAGGCTGTCGCTGCACGCGTGCTGCCGCCGCTGGCCGCCATCTACCGTGACAAGGGCGTTGAACTGCGTGGCGATGCCGCCACCTGCGAGCTGCTCGGCGGCGATGTGCTGGAAGCGAGCGAGGACGACTGGTTCGCCGAGTACAACGCGCCGATCCTGGCGATTCGCATCGTCGACTCGCTGGATGCGGCCATCGAGCACATCAATCATTACGGCTCGCAGCACACCGACTCGATCATCACCGAGAACTTCAGCGATGCGCGGCGTTTCCTCACCGAGGTGGATTCTTCCTCGGTGATGGTCAACGCCTCGACCCGCTTCGCCGATGGTTTCGAGTACGGCCTGGGGGCGGAGATCGGCATTTCCACCGACAAGCTGCACGCACGTGGCCCGGTCGGCCTGGAAGGCCTGACCAGCGAGAAATACGTGGTCTTCGGCGACGGACACATTCGTACATAA